One region of Candidatus Saccharibacteria bacterium genomic DNA includes:
- a CDS encoding carbohydrate kinase family protein: MTTQRPIVLTGSIAIDRIMSFGGSYSDHLHPEKLESVSVSIFLDSLHDSFGGVAANIAYGLTLLGDEPYLLGSVGPDAVEYMEKLARHGVNIGHICESTLPTASFNVITDRDQNQVGGFYPGAMFDSSELHLEPWYEYNPIVVISPHDPTAMRRQVAECREHGLTLCYDIGQQVSNAPIEDLLAGLEAAEVLILNDYELAVLSTKTGLSVEDIFAEVPVVITTHGPEGSRADGAQLTEPVSVGVARPERVADPTGAGDAYRAGFLYGYARGWPLQDSMQLGAVCSSFAIETVGTQTHTCTRETIAARYRVAFSETIDLS, from the coding sequence ATGACTACACAGAGGCCAATAGTTCTAACTGGATCAATAGCGATAGACCGGATTATGAGTTTCGGCGGCTCGTACAGCGACCATTTGCACCCCGAAAAACTTGAGTCGGTGTCTGTTTCGATATTTCTTGACAGTCTTCATGATAGCTTCGGGGGCGTCGCGGCAAATATTGCCTACGGTCTTACACTGCTAGGTGATGAGCCTTACTTGCTTGGTTCAGTCGGACCCGATGCGGTTGAATACATGGAAAAGCTCGCCCGACATGGCGTCAACATCGGGCATATTTGTGAGAGCACTCTGCCGACAGCGAGCTTTAACGTCATTACCGACCGTGACCAAAACCAAGTCGGCGGTTTTTACCCAGGAGCTATGTTTGACAGTAGTGAGCTTCACTTGGAGCCGTGGTATGAGTACAATCCAATCGTTGTTATTTCGCCTCATGACCCGACTGCAATGCGCCGCCAAGTCGCGGAATGTCGGGAGCACGGTCTTACACTCTGCTATGATATTGGCCAACAAGTTTCAAACGCCCCGATCGAAGATTTGTTGGCGGGACTGGAGGCGGCGGAGGTACTGATATTAAACGACTATGAATTGGCCGTACTAAGCACTAAAACAGGCCTTAGCGTTGAAGACATCTTCGCCGAAGTCCCTGTAGTTATTACTACCCACGGACCCGAGGGTTCACGGGCGGACGGCGCACAGCTCACTGAGCCTGTTTCTGTGGGAGTAGCTAGACCAGAACGTGTCGCCGACCCAACGGGTGCCGGAGATGCCTACCGCGCTGGTTTTTTGTATGGATATGCGCGGGGTTGGCCATTGCAGGACAGTATGCAACTTGGCGCTGTTTGCAGCAGTTTTGCGATTGAAACCGTCGGGACACAAACACATACGTGCACACGGGAAACAATTGCCGCTCGGTACCGCGTGGCATTTTCTGAAACAATTGATTTATCATAA